In the Sulfurivermis fontis genome, AGGACTCGAACCTGCTACCCTCGGCTTAGAAGGCCGATGCTCTATCCGGATGAGCTACGGGCGCCGGATGGCCGAGTCCGCGTATCCTATCGAAAAACGGTCCCTTAATCGAGTTGGTCGGGGTAGAGGGATTTGAACCCCCGACATCCTGCTCCCAAAGCAGGCGCGCTACCGGACTGCGCTATACCCCGGATTCAGGAGCCGCGCCCGACCTTCGGCAGGACGCGCGAAGCGGGCGATAATACGCGCCGACCGCCGGCGAGTCAACGGCCGGAAGCGCCGGGCGCGGCTTGCTGCAATGGCGGACATTATATAGGAAAAGACGCGCGCAATACCGCACGAATCTTGGCGAAACCGCGCCCGGCGTGCGAACATATGCCGCTTCCATTTTCAGCCCACGGCAAGGTTATGAGCGCGCAGATCATCGACGGCAAGGCCATCGCATCCCGACTCCGCCAGCAGGTCAAGCAACGTGTGGACGAGCGCGTCGCCAAGGGACTGCGTGCCCCCGGCCTCGCCGTGATCCTGGTGGGCAACGATCCGGCCTCCGAGGTCTATGTGGCACACAAGCGCAAGGATTGCGCCGAGGTGGGCTTCGCCTCCCGCGCCTACGACCTGGCCGCCGACACCAGTGAGCAACAGCTGCTCGGCCTCATCGACGAGCTGAACGACGATGCCAGCGTCGACGGCATCCTGGTACAGCTGCCGCTGCCCGCACACATCGATGCCGAAAAGGTCATCGAGCGCATCCACCCGGACAAGGATGTGGACGGCTTTCATCCCTACAACATCGGCCGCCTGGCCCTGCGCATGCCGGTGCTGCGTCCCTGCACCCCGCGTGGCGTGATGGTGCTGCTGGAAAGCCTCGGACAGTCGCTCAAGGGCATGCACGCAGTGGTGGTGGGCGCCTCCAACATCGTCGGCCGTCCCATGGGCCTGGAACTGCTGCTGGCCGGCTGCACCGTCAGCACCTGCCACCGCTTCACCCGCGACAGCGCCGCCCTGGCCCGTCAGGCCGACATCGTGGTGGTGGCCGTGGGCAAACCCGGTCTGGTCAAGGCCGACTGGATCAAGCCCGGCGCCATCGTCATCGATGTCGGCATCAACCGCACCGCCGACGGCAAGCTGGTGGGCGACGTGGACTACGCCGGCGTCAGCCAGGTGGCCGGCTGGATCACCCCGGTGCCGGGCGGCGTCGGGCCCATGACCCGCGCCCTGCTGCTGCAGAACACCCTCGACGCCGCCGACAAGCTGCATAAATAAGGCCGCTTTGGCATTATCGGCGGGACAACTACAACAGAACCCGCCGCCATGGAACTGCCCGGCCTGCTGCTCACCGCCCTCTTCGTCTGGGGCGTCATCATCTACAACCGGCTGGTGCGTGACCGCAACCGCGTGCTCGCCGCCTGGTCGGACATCTCCGTCCAGCTCAAACGGCGCCACGACCTGCTGCCCAAACTGGTCGACGCGGTCAAACAGTACGCCGCCTATGAACAGGCCACCCTCAGCGCCGTCATCGAACTGCGCACCCGGAGCGAACACACCACTGCCCTGGCCGAAAAGGGCCGTCTGGAAAGCGCGCTCGGCACCGGCATGCACCAGTTGCTGGCCATGGCGGAGCAGTATCCGGAATTGAAGGCGAACCAGAACTTCCTCGCCCTGCAGCGCGACATCACCGCCGTGGAAGACCACTTGCAATACGCCCGCCGCTACTA is a window encoding:
- the folD gene encoding bifunctional methylenetetrahydrofolate dehydrogenase/methenyltetrahydrofolate cyclohydrolase FolD; the encoded protein is MSAQIIDGKAIASRLRQQVKQRVDERVAKGLRAPGLAVILVGNDPASEVYVAHKRKDCAEVGFASRAYDLAADTSEQQLLGLIDELNDDASVDGILVQLPLPAHIDAEKVIERIHPDKDVDGFHPYNIGRLALRMPVLRPCTPRGVMVLLESLGQSLKGMHAVVVGASNIVGRPMGLELLLAGCTVSTCHRFTRDSAALARQADIVVVAVGKPGLVKADWIKPGAIVIDVGINRTADGKLVGDVDYAGVSQVAGWITPVPGGVGPMTRALLLQNTLDAADKLHK
- a CDS encoding LemA family protein, translated to MELPGLLLTALFVWGVIIYNRLVRDRNRVLAAWSDISVQLKRRHDLLPKLVDAVKQYAAYEQATLSAVIELRTRSEHTTALAEKGRLESALGTGMHQLLAMAEQYPELKANQNFLALQRDITAVEDHLQYARRYYNGAVRNLNTRIDSFPDLLLARLFGFRQREYFELESATERQTPEVR